Proteins from one Burkholderia oklahomensis C6786 genomic window:
- a CDS encoding rhodanese-like domain-containing protein, with protein MSTLEQLYAQADTRRAQGNLNYAGALSPAEAFELLQLDRTARLVDVRTRAELDWVGRPLVGDGQYAHVEWTRYPGGVPNAEFIDQLRTVVQPDQPVLFLCRSAARSKLAAVAAAQAGFTKAFDLLEGFEGAKDSQGHRKTVDGWCHRGLPWIGA; from the coding sequence ATGAGTACGCTTGAACAGCTTTACGCGCAGGCCGACACGCGCCGCGCGCAAGGCAACCTGAACTACGCGGGCGCGCTCTCGCCCGCCGAGGCCTTCGAACTGCTGCAGCTCGATCGGACCGCGCGCCTCGTCGACGTGCGCACCCGCGCGGAGCTCGATTGGGTCGGTCGCCCGCTCGTCGGCGACGGCCAATACGCGCACGTCGAATGGACCCGCTATCCGGGCGGCGTGCCGAATGCGGAATTCATCGACCAGCTGCGCACGGTCGTGCAGCCCGATCAGCCGGTCCTGTTCCTGTGCCGAAGCGCCGCGCGCTCGAAGCTCGCCGCGGTCGCCGCTGCGCAGGCCGGCTTCACGAAGGCGTTCGATCTGCTCGAAGGATTCGAAGGTGCGAAAGACTCGCAAGGGCACCGGAAGACCGTCGACGGCTGGTGCCACCGCGGCCTGCCCTGGATCGGCGCATGA
- a CDS encoding sterol desaturase family protein has protein sequence MLHMIVAALDGFVSDLQTWLYVDVVQPVMFKVGLMDYDEDTYDALYWVIVGALQVVAMYVLLRPLEALRPVEQWANRKEARVDVIYTLIAKLGIFNLFFFFAMQPLFDNFQAWLRLFGISNVNLDYLWPGVTSKPIVAFAIYLIVLDFAGYWYHRWQHRIGVWWELHAVHHSQRQMSLWCDDRNHLLDDVIQACFFAAIALVIGVSPSQFVVLTAVTNFVQSIQHTNARLSFGRLGERLFVSPTFHRRHHAVGYGHEGTKYGCNFGVLFPWWDMLFRTASWSRALEPTGIREQYDGVSYGDGFWAQHGLAFMRIARRLAPKKPRGAASA, from the coding sequence ATGCTGCACATGATCGTCGCCGCGCTCGACGGCTTCGTGTCCGATCTGCAGACCTGGCTGTACGTCGATGTCGTGCAGCCGGTGATGTTCAAGGTCGGCCTGATGGACTACGACGAGGATACGTACGACGCGCTCTACTGGGTGATCGTCGGCGCGCTGCAGGTCGTCGCGATGTACGTGCTGCTGCGCCCGCTCGAGGCGCTGCGTCCCGTCGAGCAATGGGCGAACCGCAAGGAGGCGCGCGTCGACGTGATCTACACGCTGATCGCGAAGCTCGGCATCTTCAACCTGTTCTTCTTCTTCGCGATGCAGCCGCTCTTCGACAACTTCCAGGCGTGGCTGCGCCTCTTCGGGATTTCCAACGTCAATCTCGACTACCTGTGGCCGGGCGTCACGTCGAAGCCGATCGTCGCGTTCGCGATCTATTTGATCGTGCTCGATTTCGCCGGCTACTGGTATCACCGCTGGCAGCACCGGATCGGCGTCTGGTGGGAGCTGCACGCCGTGCATCACAGCCAGCGCCAGATGTCGCTCTGGTGCGACGATCGCAACCATCTGCTCGACGACGTGATCCAGGCGTGCTTCTTCGCGGCGATCGCGCTCGTGATCGGCGTGTCGCCGTCGCAGTTCGTCGTGCTGACCGCGGTCACGAACTTCGTGCAGAGCATCCAGCATACGAACGCGCGGCTGTCGTTCGGCCGGCTCGGCGAGCGGCTCTTCGTCAGCCCGACGTTCCATCGTCGGCATCACGCGGTCGGCTACGGCCACGAGGGCACGAAGTACGGCTGCAACTTCGGCGTGCTGTTCCCGTGGTGGGACATGCTGTTCCGCACCGCGTCGTGGAGCCGTGCGCTGGAGCCGACCGGCATCCGCGAGCAGTACGACGGCGTGTCGTACGGCGACGGCTTCTGGGCGCAGCACGGGCTCGCGTTCATGCGGATCGCGCGGCGGCTCGCGCCGAAGAAGCCGCGCGGCGCGGCTTCGGCGTAA
- a CDS encoding competence/damage-inducible protein A, translating into MTIGIIIIGDEILSGRRQDKHLAKVIELLGARGLALGWAEYVGDDPARITATLERTFASGDIVFVTGGIGATPDDHTRQCAAAALGAPLELHPEAKALIEERIRETHADSTKPVDLDSPENRHRFNMGVFPRGATIIPNGYNRIPGFSCGDHHFVPGFPVMAWPMIEWVLDTKYVHLHHATPHAERSLYVFELPESTLTPLMEKIERDFPGVRVFSLPSVGDAEKGGIYARRHIDLGVKGEPEAVAAAFVKLREGVHLLGGDIVEPAMPQHG; encoded by the coding sequence ATGACCATCGGCATCATCATCATCGGCGACGAGATTCTGTCCGGGCGCCGCCAAGACAAGCATCTCGCCAAGGTGATCGAGCTCCTCGGCGCGCGCGGGCTCGCGCTCGGCTGGGCCGAGTACGTCGGCGACGATCCCGCGCGGATCACGGCGACGCTCGAGCGCACGTTCGCGTCGGGCGACATCGTGTTCGTGACGGGCGGGATCGGCGCGACGCCCGATGACCACACGCGCCAGTGCGCGGCCGCGGCGCTCGGCGCGCCGCTCGAGCTGCATCCGGAGGCGAAGGCGCTGATCGAGGAGCGGATCCGCGAAACGCATGCTGATTCGACGAAGCCCGTCGATCTCGATTCGCCCGAGAACCGGCACCGCTTCAACATGGGCGTGTTCCCGCGCGGCGCGACGATCATCCCGAACGGCTACAACCGGATTCCGGGCTTCTCGTGCGGCGATCACCATTTCGTGCCGGGCTTTCCGGTGATGGCGTGGCCGATGATCGAATGGGTGCTCGACACGAAGTACGTGCACCTGCACCATGCGACGCCGCATGCCGAGCGTTCGCTGTATGTGTTCGAGCTGCCGGAATCGACGCTGACGCCGCTGATGGAGAAGATCGAGCGCGATTTCCCGGGCGTGCGGGTGTTCAGCCTGCCGAGCGTCGGCGACGCGGAGAAGGGCGGGATCTACGCGCGCCGGCACATCGATCTCGGCGTGAAGGGCGAGCCGGAAGCGGTCGCGGCCGCGTTCGTGAAGCTGCGCGAAGGCGTGCATCTGCTCGGCGGCGACATCGTCGAGCCGGCCATGCCGCAGCACGGCTGA
- a CDS encoding EI24 domain-containing protein, protein MNDLLRSFGRALASALHPRMLWLTFMPFIVAAVLWGVVLWFAWQPLVDAARAALDGFALTALLYKFFAAIGASQLHAVVAPFVVVSLAIPLIVLTVLLLIATLSMPAVVTQLSKRQFASLEMKRGGSWFGSVFNSLWAALASIVLLIVTVPLWLIPPFFALLPPVIWGWLTYRVMTYDALALHASVDERRALVRKHRWPLLGIGVASGLLGTVPTFIWVSSIWMMVLFPFVAAAMIWVYAFILVFSALWFGFYCLRALQDQRAAAASATSIESTRQA, encoded by the coding sequence ATGAACGACCTGCTGCGCTCCTTCGGCCGGGCGCTCGCGAGTGCGCTGCACCCGCGGATGCTCTGGCTCACCTTCATGCCGTTTATCGTCGCCGCGGTGCTCTGGGGCGTCGTGCTCTGGTTCGCGTGGCAGCCGCTCGTCGACGCCGCGCGCGCGGCGCTCGACGGCTTCGCGCTGACGGCGCTCCTCTACAAGTTCTTCGCCGCGATCGGCGCGTCGCAGCTGCATGCGGTCGTCGCGCCGTTCGTCGTCGTGTCGCTCGCGATCCCGCTCATCGTGCTGACCGTGCTGCTGCTGATCGCGACGCTCTCGATGCCCGCCGTCGTGACCCAATTGTCGAAGCGCCAGTTCGCGTCGCTCGAGATGAAGCGGGGCGGCAGCTGGTTCGGCAGCGTGTTCAATTCGCTGTGGGCCGCGCTCGCGAGCATCGTGCTCCTGATCGTCACGGTGCCGCTGTGGCTGATTCCGCCGTTCTTCGCACTGCTGCCGCCCGTGATCTGGGGCTGGCTCACGTACCGCGTGATGACCTACGACGCGCTCGCGCTGCACGCGAGCGTCGACGAGCGCCGCGCGCTCGTGCGCAAGCATCGCTGGCCGCTCCTCGGCATCGGCGTCGCGAGCGGGCTGCTCGGCACGGTGCCGACCTTCATCTGGGTGTCGTCGATCTGGATGATGGTGCTGTTTCCGTTCGTCGCCGCCGCGATGATCTGGGTCTACGCATTCATCCTGGTGTTCTCGGCGCTGTGGTTCGGCTTCTATTGCCTGCGCGCGCTGCAGGACCAGCGCGCGGCGGCCGCGAGCGCGACATCCATCGAATCGACGAGGCAAGCATGA